In the genome of Halapricum salinum, one region contains:
- a CDS encoding 2Fe-2S iron-sulfur cluster-binding protein gives MVQTLGVALGLAMTLGAVVLHFAKGTGWEATEDISQDVLEKRAASVPETDFPEPYNRGIGGGAPAGAIATGESEGELAEGEEEEAGFDPDAISEDEVEYFEIEFAKEGETIEVANNETLLEAGEDEGYDMPYACRQGQCLSCAGHIDGGPASDFIQHSNNETLSDDEMEKGYCLTCTAYPTTDFTLETGEQP, from the coding sequence ATGGTTCAGACACTGGGTGTCGCGCTCGGGCTCGCGATGACCCTCGGTGCGGTCGTGCTCCACTTCGCGAAGGGCACGGGCTGGGAGGCGACCGAGGACATCTCCCAGGACGTGCTCGAAAAACGGGCCGCGTCCGTCCCGGAGACGGACTTTCCCGAGCCGTACAACCGCGGTATCGGCGGCGGTGCACCGGCCGGCGCGATCGCGACGGGTGAGTCCGAGGGCGAACTCGCAGAGGGCGAGGAAGAAGAGGCGGGCTTCGACCCCGACGCGATCAGCGAGGACGAGGTCGAGTACTTCGAGATCGAGTTCGCCAAGGAAGGCGAGACGATCGAAGTCGCGAACAACGAGACGCTACTGGAAGCCGGCGAAGACGAGGGCTACGACATGCCCTACGCCTGCAGACAGGGGCAATGTCTCTCCTGTGCGGGCCACATCGATGGCGGCCCTGCGAGTGATTTCATCCAACACAGCAACAACGAGACCCTCTCCGACGACGAGATGGAGAAAGGCTACTGCCTGACGTGTACGGCCTACCCGACGACGGACTTCACGCTGGAGACCGGCGAGCAGCCCTGA
- the gnd gene encoding phosphogluconate dehydrogenase (NAD(+)-dependent, decarboxylating): MEIGVLGLGRMGRIVADRLREGGHEVVGYDVDPDTVAAAAEDGITPAESIPDLAQQLSAPKRIWLVVPSGDPVDAALDELDPHLDEEDIVIDGGNSYFEHSIRRAESIDAAYLDCGTSGGPASAEAGFSMMVGGPEWAYEGLVPAFDAVATGPAGHDRMGPVGSGHYVKMVHNGVEYALMQAYGEGFELLANGRYDLDLEAVARTWNNGAVIRSWLLELCEEAFREEGNDLGDVADHVAGGSTGTWTVQEALEQEVPVPLIYQALAERFDSRASGDGEGRFARRLANRLRYGFGRHEVARQD; encoded by the coding sequence ATGGAAATCGGTGTACTCGGACTCGGACGGATGGGGCGAATCGTCGCCGACCGACTGCGCGAGGGCGGTCACGAGGTCGTCGGCTACGACGTCGACCCCGACACAGTCGCCGCGGCGGCCGAAGATGGTATCACGCCCGCGGAATCGATCCCGGATCTGGCACAGCAGCTGTCGGCTCCCAAGCGCATCTGGCTGGTCGTGCCCTCGGGCGACCCGGTCGACGCCGCGCTGGACGAACTCGACCCGCACCTCGACGAGGAGGACATCGTGATCGACGGCGGCAACTCCTACTTCGAGCACTCGATCCGGCGCGCGGAGTCGATCGACGCGGCGTATCTCGACTGCGGGACCAGTGGCGGGCCTGCCAGCGCCGAGGCGGGCTTTTCGATGATGGTCGGCGGCCCGGAGTGGGCCTACGAAGGGTTGGTGCCGGCGTTCGACGCGGTCGCGACCGGGCCGGCGGGCCACGACCGGATGGGACCGGTCGGGTCGGGCCACTACGTGAAGATGGTCCACAACGGCGTCGAATACGCACTGATGCAGGCCTACGGCGAGGGCTTCGAGTTGCTCGCGAACGGCCGGTACGATCTGGACCTGGAGGCGGTCGCGCGCACGTGGAACAACGGTGCGGTGATCCGCTCGTGGCTGCTCGAACTCTGCGAGGAGGCGTTCCGCGAGGAGGGCAACGACCTCGGCGACGTCGCCGACCACGTGGCCGGTGGTTCGACCGGGACCTGGACCGTCCAGGAGGCGCTCGAACAGGAAGTGCCGGTACCGCTGATCTACCAGGCGCTGGCCGAGCGCTTCGACTCCCGGGCGAGCGGTGATGGTGAGGGGCGATTTGCCCGGCGGCTGGCCAATCGGCTGCGGTACGGGTTCGGTCGGCACGAGGTCGCGCGCCAGGATTGA
- a CDS encoding type IV pilin: MKLKQFFTDDDAVSPVIGVILMVAITVILAAVIASFVLGLGQSTGNTAPSITFSEDYDSDTPSLTISVTNVGDTVEAGDVYLRGTGDGATLDQSLNNYDGSTNAESELTAGMNFVVDSPGPGSAYDIDVIYDPGDGDSSTLTTFTGPDA; this comes from the coding sequence ATGAAACTGAAACAGTTCTTTACAGACGACGACGCAGTCAGTCCGGTCATCGGCGTAATTCTGATGGTCGCGATCACGGTCATTCTCGCGGCCGTCATCGCGTCGTTCGTCCTCGGACTCGGGCAGAGTACAGGTAACACCGCACCGTCGATCACGTTCAGTGAGGATTATGACTCGGATACGCCGTCGCTCACAATCTCGGTGACTAACGTCGGCGACACCGTTGAGGCAGGCGATGTTTACCTGCGTGGCACCGGTGATGGCGCTACGCTGGATCAGAGCTTGAATAACTACGACGGCAGCACGAATGCCGAGAGCGAACTGACGGCTGGAATGAACTTCGTAGTCGACAGCCCAGGTCCGGGCTCCGCATATGACATCGACGTCATCTACGACCCTGGCGACGGTGACTCCTCGACGCTGACGACGTTCACCGGCCCCGACGCGTAA
- the icd gene encoding isocitrate dehydrogenase (NADP(+)): protein MSYDYDKVEVPEDGHAIEVIDEDNDELDIPENPIIPIIHGDGIGKDVGPAAQKVLSAAAEATGHDIAWMRVYAGESGREKYDENLPEDTVNAIDEFRVAIKGPLTTPVGAGFRSLNVALRQTLDFYANVRPTYYLDGVPSPMKAPEEMDMVTFRENTEDVYAGIEWEEGTDEVEQVREFVEDEMGFDEVMHDGPIGIGIKPITEKGSKRLVRKAIDYALEHDRDKVTLVHKGNIMKFTEGQFSEWGMEVAEEEYPDDEVFAAPDSLWETQEDIDIPEGAVMVEERLADAMLQWMQLRTDEFDIMAMPNLNGDYLSDAAGAQIGGLGIAPGANFGDARVLAEPVHGSAPKRAGQDQANPTALMLSGCLMFDYMGWKDAGDLVKDAVEETISSGTVTYDLERNLDDAEKVSTTEFAEAVIENIEKLS from the coding sequence ATGAGCTACGACTACGACAAGGTCGAAGTGCCCGAGGACGGGCACGCGATCGAAGTCATTGACGAGGACAACGACGAACTCGACATCCCCGAGAACCCGATCATCCCCATCATCCACGGGGACGGGATCGGCAAGGACGTCGGCCCCGCCGCTCAGAAGGTCCTGAGCGCCGCCGCCGAAGCCACCGGCCACGACATCGCCTGGATGCGCGTCTACGCCGGCGAGTCCGGCCGCGAGAAATACGACGAGAACCTCCCCGAGGACACCGTCAACGCCATCGACGAGTTCCGCGTCGCCATCAAGGGCCCGCTCACGACGCCCGTCGGTGCCGGCTTCCGGAGCCTGAACGTCGCGCTCCGCCAGACGCTGGACTTCTACGCCAACGTCCGCCCCACCTACTACCTCGACGGCGTCCCCTCGCCGATGAAGGCCCCCGAGGAGATGGACATGGTGACCTTCCGGGAGAACACCGAGGACGTCTACGCCGGCATCGAGTGGGAAGAGGGCACCGACGAGGTCGAGCAGGTCCGCGAGTTCGTCGAAGACGAGATGGGCTTCGACGAAGTCATGCACGACGGTCCGATCGGCATCGGGATCAAACCGATCACGGAGAAAGGCTCGAAACGGCTGGTTCGGAAGGCTATCGACTACGCGCTCGAACACGACCGCGACAAGGTCACGCTGGTCCACAAGGGGAACATCATGAAGTTCACCGAAGGGCAGTTCTCCGAGTGGGGCATGGAAGTCGCCGAGGAGGAGTACCCCGACGACGAAGTCTTCGCCGCGCCCGACTCGCTGTGGGAGACCCAGGAGGACATCGACATCCCCGAGGGCGCCGTCATGGTTGAGGAGCGCCTCGCCGACGCGATGCTCCAGTGGATGCAGCTGCGCACCGACGAGTTCGACATCATGGCGATGCCGAACCTCAACGGCGACTACCTCTCCGACGCCGCCGGTGCACAGATCGGCGGCCTCGGCATCGCACCCGGTGCGAACTTCGGTGACGCCCGCGTGCTCGCAGAGCCGGTCCACGGCAGCGCGCCGAAACGCGCCGGTCAGGACCAGGCCAACCCGACCGCGCTCATGCTCTCGGGCTGCCTGATGTTCGACTACATGGGCTGGAAGGACGCCGGCGACCTCGTGAAAGACGCCGTCGAGGAGACCATCTCCTCCGGTACCGTGACCTACGATCTCGAGCGCAACCTCGACGACGCCGAGAAGGTCTCGACGACGGAGTTTGCCGAGGCCGTTATCGAGAACATCGAAAAACTCTCGTAG
- a CDS encoding acyl-CoA dehydrogenase family protein: MVVSYADSDRAQELGERARQFVDEQVIPVERDHLGEGPVSESVIDDLQQTARDYGVYCPQIPEEYGGMGEDLRDVLPLFEAAGRSLLGPTVMRVAAPDEGNMHTLELVGTDEQKERWLEPLVAGEIDSGFAMTEPMQGAGSDPKMLQTTAERDGDDWVLDGHKWWTTGGVDADLYLVMARTDLDAHPYEGSSILLVPADTDGVEIVRDIPHMGQDLVPENHAEIRFDGVRVPAENLLGAPGAGFAIAQQRLGPARLTHCMRFSGMAERALDIATAYTSEREAFGESLDEKQALRFEVADAEIELHAARSMVRHAAEKLARGEQARTEVAMAKVYAANTAQDVIDFAVQACGANGIGKDLPLADFYQAVRAFRIVDGADEVHRRSVAREAFAAVDPSEVEHVTRF; encoded by the coding sequence ATGGTGGTCTCCTATGCGGATTCGGATCGAGCCCAGGAACTCGGTGAGCGGGCGCGACAGTTCGTCGACGAACAGGTGATCCCGGTCGAGCGCGATCACCTCGGCGAGGGGCCGGTATCGGAGTCGGTCATCGACGACCTCCAGCAGACCGCCCGCGACTACGGGGTCTACTGCCCCCAGATTCCCGAGGAATACGGCGGGATGGGCGAGGATTTGCGTGACGTGCTCCCCCTGTTCGAGGCGGCTGGGCGCAGCCTGCTCGGGCCGACAGTGATGCGCGTGGCCGCACCCGACGAAGGGAACATGCATACCCTGGAACTGGTGGGGACGGACGAGCAGAAAGAACGGTGGCTCGAACCGCTCGTGGCGGGTGAGATCGACTCAGGGTTCGCCATGACCGAACCGATGCAGGGTGCGGGGTCGGACCCGAAGATGTTGCAGACCACGGCCGAGAGAGACGGCGACGACTGGGTGCTCGACGGCCACAAGTGGTGGACCACGGGCGGCGTCGACGCCGACCTCTATCTGGTGATGGCCCGCACTGATCTGGACGCTCATCCCTACGAAGGGAGTTCGATCCTGCTGGTGCCCGCCGACACCGACGGCGTCGAGATCGTCCGCGACATCCCGCACATGGGCCAGGACCTCGTCCCCGAAAACCACGCCGAGATCCGCTTCGACGGCGTTCGCGTCCCCGCCGAAAATCTCCTCGGCGCACCGGGAGCGGGCTTCGCCATCGCCCAGCAGCGCCTCGGCCCGGCCCGGCTCACCCACTGCATGCGCTTCTCGGGGATGGCCGAACGCGCGCTCGACATCGCGACGGCGTACACGAGCGAGCGCGAGGCCTTCGGTGAGTCGCTCGACGAGAAGCAAGCCCTCCGATTCGAGGTCGCCGACGCAGAGATCGAGTTACACGCCGCCCGGTCGATGGTTCGCCACGCCGCCGAGAAACTCGCCCGGGGCGAACAGGCCAGAACCGAAGTGGCGATGGCGAAGGTGTACGCCGCCAACACCGCCCAGGACGTGATCGACTTCGCCGTCCAGGCCTGCGGGGCAAACGGCATCGGCAAAGACCTCCCGCTGGCGGACTTCTATCAGGCAGTTCGCGCGTTCCGAATCGTCGACGGCGCCGACGAGGTCCACCGGCGCTCGGTCGCACGCGAGGCGTTCGCGGCTGTCGATCCGAGCGAAGTCGAGCACGTCACGCGATTTTAG
- a CDS encoding phosphotransferase family protein has protein sequence MPDDSYLDRIVDEDALATYLESELGPADTYAVERHEQGHSNETLFVTWGDAELVIRRPPPGETAATAHDVLREYRVIDALQETPVRVPPTVAACEDHDVIGSDFYIMERLDGDVIREREPGRFATPTHRQRVGQELVDGLAEIHQVDIEAVGLDDFGHPEGFTQRQVKRWSEQLTWAFARTSEEREIPVLYEVMEWLQNNAPESHPHTLVHGDYKLDNVMFGPGTPPEIVGVFDWELSALGDPLTDLGWLLSFWWDEKDPEPPTDLVSTFVSHADYPTRQELVERYESQTGIEYEHDRFYRTLAVYKLAGLGEMFFRRYLEGNSDDPLYEKMDDGVPALAARAKRIIDGEEPL, from the coding sequence GTGCCCGACGATAGCTACCTCGACCGGATCGTCGACGAAGACGCGCTAGCGACCTACCTCGAATCCGAACTCGGGCCGGCCGACACCTACGCTGTCGAGCGCCACGAACAGGGTCACTCCAACGAGACGCTGTTCGTGACCTGGGGCGACGCCGAACTCGTGATTCGACGCCCGCCGCCCGGCGAGACCGCCGCGACCGCCCACGACGTCCTCCGGGAGTACCGGGTCATCGACGCCCTGCAGGAGACTCCTGTGCGGGTCCCGCCGACGGTCGCCGCTTGCGAGGATCACGACGTCATCGGCAGCGATTTCTACATCATGGAGCGCCTCGACGGTGACGTCATCCGCGAGCGCGAGCCCGGACGATTCGCCACCCCCACCCACCGCCAGCGCGTCGGCCAGGAGCTCGTCGACGGCCTCGCCGAGATCCACCAGGTGGACATCGAAGCTGTGGGTCTCGACGATTTCGGCCATCCGGAGGGGTTCACCCAGCGCCAGGTGAAACGCTGGAGCGAACAGCTCACCTGGGCCTTCGCCCGCACGTCCGAGGAACGCGAAATTCCGGTGCTCTACGAGGTGATGGAATGGCTCCAGAACAACGCCCCCGAATCACACCCACACACGCTGGTCCACGGCGACTACAAACTCGACAACGTCATGTTCGGTCCGGGGACGCCTCCCGAGATCGTCGGCGTGTTCGACTGGGAGCTCAGCGCGCTCGGGGATCCCCTGACCGATCTGGGGTGGCTGCTCTCCTTCTGGTGGGACGAGAAGGATCCCGAACCTCCCACGGATCTCGTCTCGACGTTCGTCAGCCACGCGGACTACCCCACCCGGCAAGAGCTGGTCGAGCGTTACGAGTCCCAGACCGGAATCGAGTACGAACACGACCGTTTCTACCGGACGCTCGCGGTCTACAAGCTCGCCGGCCTCGGCGAGATGTTCTTCCGGCGCTATCTGGAGGGCAACAGCGACGACCCCCTCTACGAGAAGATGGACGATGGCGTGCCTGCGCTGGCCGCCCGCGCCAAGCGGATCATCGACGGTGAGGAACCGCTCTGA
- a CDS encoding dual specificity protein phosphatase family protein, which yields MDEDSAGGERRSTGLPFWFGEDKPVVRRIGERDLYLGNWQAADPERSDQAFDHVVSATFREYPRTTHHHPMADGPETDWETFAAAVDDARSCYRAEGSLLVHCTAGVSRSSSILGTLLAVEEGLALEAALDLVREARPCATPHPALHSLAVLYVAAEA from the coding sequence ATGGACGAGGACAGCGCCGGGGGAGAGCGACGGTCGACGGGCCTGCCGTTCTGGTTCGGCGAGGACAAGCCAGTCGTCCGTCGGATCGGTGAACGCGACCTCTACCTGGGCAACTGGCAGGCCGCCGACCCGGAACGCTCCGACCAGGCGTTCGATCACGTGGTGTCGGCGACCTTCCGCGAGTATCCGCGAACGACCCACCACCACCCCATGGCCGACGGCCCGGAGACCGACTGGGAGACGTTCGCGGCCGCCGTCGACGACGCTCGATCGTGCTACCGAGCCGAGGGATCGCTGCTCGTCCACTGTACGGCCGGCGTCTCCCGGAGCAGCTCGATACTCGGGACGTTACTCGCCGTCGAGGAGGGGTTGGCGCTCGAAGCGGCATTAGATCTCGTCCGCGAGGCCAGGCCGTGTGCGACGCCGCACCCGGCACTCCACTCGCTGGCGGTGCTGTACGTCGCTGCGGAAGCCTAA
- a CDS encoding DsbA family protein, giving the protein MAFDSPSRRAFLAGSAVAVGGGAIYYFGQSDGSTAHGLSPRFHASDEESAIGLDLAGKPIMGAADAPITIYYWTDFQCPFCERFERETLPDLVREYVSSGRVRIVFVAVPYFGADSLTAAVASKCAWRQVRDDDPGTYWNWHTRIFEKQGRKNSGWASADRLLAYTRSVSGVDADRLSQCLADRRSTLESQVSADVEFARSIRVRATPTFIVYDPAAETGGRLVGAQPIERFDDAIDRVENA; this is encoded by the coding sequence ATGGCTTTCGATTCCCCCTCTCGGCGTGCGTTTCTCGCCGGTTCGGCCGTCGCGGTCGGCGGCGGTGCGATCTACTATTTCGGGCAATCAGACGGAAGTACCGCCCACGGACTGTCACCCAGATTTCACGCGAGTGACGAGGAGTCGGCGATCGGACTCGATCTGGCGGGGAAACCGATCATGGGCGCAGCCGACGCACCGATTACGATCTACTACTGGACGGACTTCCAGTGTCCGTTCTGCGAGCGATTCGAGCGCGAGACGCTGCCCGACCTCGTCCGAGAGTACGTCAGTTCGGGTCGAGTCCGGATCGTCTTCGTGGCAGTGCCGTACTTCGGAGCGGACTCGCTGACAGCCGCAGTGGCGTCGAAGTGCGCGTGGCGACAGGTCCGTGACGACGACCCCGGGACCTACTGGAACTGGCACACGAGGATCTTCGAGAAGCAGGGCCGGAAGAACTCGGGCTGGGCGTCGGCGGATCGACTCCTCGCGTACACGCGATCGGTCTCTGGCGTCGACGCTGACCGTCTCTCGCAGTGTCTCGCGGACCGACGGTCGACGCTCGAATCGCAGGTCAGCGCAGACGTGGAATTCGCCCGATCGATCAGAGTCAGGGCGACCCCGACGTTCATCGTCTACGACCCGGCAGCGGAGACGGGCGGCAGGCTCGTCGGAGCCCAGCCGATCGAGCGATTCGACGACGCGATCGACCGCGTCGAGAACGCCTGA
- a CDS encoding winged helix-turn-helix domain-containing protein: MRDERASDLPDLFQVLADEYARRILMAADRQPMTAKALSDACDASLATVYRRASTLKAHDLLEERESIGPDGAHRREFETTLEEIHVDLTDGELDLSLQTRDELADNFTALWDGMRGEQ; encoded by the coding sequence ATGCGAGACGAAAGAGCGTCCGACTTGCCGGACCTCTTTCAGGTACTGGCAGACGAGTACGCTCGGCGGATTCTGATGGCGGCCGATCGACAACCGATGACGGCCAAGGCGCTCAGTGACGCCTGTGACGCGTCGCTGGCGACAGTGTACCGTCGGGCGTCGACGCTGAAGGCACACGACCTCTTGGAGGAACGCGAATCGATCGGGCCGGATGGAGCCCATCGACGTGAGTTCGAGACGACGCTCGAGGAGATCCACGTCGATCTCACCGACGGTGAGTTGGATCTCTCGCTACAGACGCGGGACGAACTCGCGGACAACTTCACGGCCCTGTGGGACGGGATGCGGGGTGAGCAGTGA
- a CDS encoding DUF7521 family protein, with amino-acid sequence MIETPFILAKLVTLGLSLAVSYLAYHGYRRNESQPMLYVAVGFVFIGAGAICEGLIHLVFGTSLVSAGLIQAAIVSSGMVFVLVSLTK; translated from the coding sequence GTGATCGAGACGCCGTTCATTCTCGCGAAGCTCGTCACGCTCGGACTCTCCCTGGCCGTCTCGTACCTCGCATACCACGGCTACCGGCGTAACGAGAGCCAGCCGATGCTCTACGTCGCCGTGGGATTCGTATTCATCGGCGCGGGCGCGATCTGTGAGGGTCTCATCCACCTCGTGTTTGGAACCTCGCTCGTCTCGGCCGGGCTCATCCAGGCCGCGATCGTCTCGAGTGGCATGGTGTTCGTCCTGGTCTCGCTAACGAAGTGA
- a CDS encoding threonine aldolase family protein, with amino-acid sequence MIDLRSDTVTKPSEAMREAAASAEVGDDVYGEDPTVNELEARTAEILDKEAALYVPSGTMGNQIAVRAHTERGQEVLLETECHTYKWELGGIAQHSGVQARTIDGGPRGVVDPEQVHAGHVEADGHRAGTGLLVLENTHNARGGTAIAPEQIDAAAEAAHDSDVPVHLDGARLFNAATALDVPASRIAREVDSVMCCLSKGLGAPVGSMLAGSTEFVERARRVRKLMGGGMRQAGIVAAPGLLALDNRERLHEDHRRARELAAGIDDIDGFGAREPETNIVLVETDEPAATVLDALEEQGVAGVAFGEKTIRFCTHWDVDDAAIETAIERVSRV; translated from the coding sequence ATGATCGACCTCCGCAGCGATACCGTCACGAAACCGAGCGAGGCGATGCGCGAAGCCGCCGCCAGCGCCGAGGTCGGCGACGACGTCTACGGCGAGGACCCGACCGTCAACGAACTCGAGGCTCGTACGGCCGAGATTCTGGACAAAGAGGCGGCGCTGTACGTGCCCTCGGGGACGATGGGAAACCAGATCGCCGTCCGAGCTCATACCGAACGCGGACAGGAAGTCCTCCTCGAAACGGAGTGTCACACGTACAAGTGGGAACTCGGTGGGATCGCCCAGCACAGCGGGGTCCAGGCCCGAACCATCGACGGCGGGCCAAGGGGTGTCGTCGACCCCGAACAGGTCCACGCGGGCCACGTCGAGGCCGACGGCCATCGTGCGGGAACCGGACTGCTCGTCCTCGAAAACACCCACAACGCCAGAGGCGGGACTGCGATCGCGCCCGAGCAAATCGACGCCGCCGCCGAGGCCGCTCACGACTCCGACGTCCCGGTCCACCTCGACGGTGCCCGACTGTTCAACGCCGCCACGGCACTGGACGTCCCGGCGAGTCGGATCGCCCGCGAGGTCGACTCTGTCATGTGCTGTCTCTCGAAGGGACTGGGCGCACCCGTCGGGTCGATGCTCGCCGGCAGCACCGAATTCGTCGAGCGCGCACGCCGTGTCAGAAAACTCATGGGCGGTGGAATGCGGCAGGCCGGGATCGTCGCCGCACCCGGCCTGCTCGCGCTCGACAATCGCGAGCGACTTCACGAGGACCACCGCCGCGCACGTGAGCTTGCAGCTGGAATCGACGATATCGATGGCTTCGGTGCTCGCGAGCCGGAGACGAACATCGTGCTGGTCGAGACCGACGAGCCGGCCGCGACCGTCCTCGACGCGCTCGAGGAACAGGGCGTCGCTGGCGTCGCGTTCGGCGAGAAGACGATCCGGTTCTGTACGCACTGGGACGTCGACGACGCGGCTATCGAGACTGCGATCGAACGGGTGAGTCGCGTCTGA
- a CDS encoding DUF7859 family protein, whose product MYTVLVELLGVEVDPVLVGIVAIMLGFVFALYLMLRRTVTGFQEGMQESRGRK is encoded by the coding sequence ATGTACACAGTCCTCGTCGAACTCCTTGGCGTCGAGGTCGACCCCGTCCTCGTCGGCATCGTCGCGATCATGCTCGGGTTCGTCTTCGCCCTCTATCTCATGCTGCGCCGGACAGTCACCGGCTTCCAGGAAGGGATGCAAGAGAGTCGCGGTCGGAAATAA
- a CDS encoding ArsR/SmtB family transcription factor translates to MSLLPSEPDTSAADSDAEPRVIGVDSDDADDVISALSSETARKLLAELHEEPAPPSKLADRVDTSLQNAQYHLEKLQSAGAVSVVDTAYSAKGREMDVYAPADEPLVIFAGDEDKSSGLKAALSRFLGGFGALAVGSLAIQQLYGSSGGQATDPAATGGADAPAGGPPAAGTATPTGARETAAPQTTPGATETHQLTDSVVTFSEQNVTVVNESGYEFVFEDNVTSITTGNGTEYQIGDNVTAFADEIVIQTGGNASQAADTAAATGLEPGLAFFLGGLVVLSLWLGVWYARNR, encoded by the coding sequence ATGTCGCTGCTGCCCTCCGAACCGGATACGTCGGCTGCCGACTCCGACGCCGAGCCGCGGGTGATCGGCGTCGACAGCGACGACGCCGACGACGTAATCTCCGCGCTCTCCTCCGAGACCGCCCGAAAGCTCCTGGCCGAACTTCACGAAGAGCCGGCTCCGCCCTCGAAGCTTGCCGACCGCGTCGACACGTCCCTCCAGAACGCACAGTACCACCTCGAAAAGCTCCAGAGCGCCGGCGCGGTGTCGGTCGTCGACACCGCCTACTCGGCGAAAGGCCGCGAGATGGACGTCTACGCACCCGCGGACGAACCGCTGGTCATCTTCGCCGGCGACGAGGACAAGAGCAGCGGTCTGAAGGCCGCACTCTCGCGATTCCTCGGCGGGTTCGGCGCGCTCGCGGTCGGTAGTCTCGCGATCCAACAGCTCTACGGCAGCAGTGGTGGCCAAGCCACTGACCCCGCAGCGACTGGCGGTGCGGACGCACCTGCCGGTGGTCCTCCCGCCGCCGGGACCGCGACGCCGACCGGTGCGCGTGAGACGGCAGCCCCACAGACGACTCCTGGTGCCACGGAGACGCACCAGCTCACCGATTCTGTCGTCACGTTCTCCGAACAAAACGTCACTGTCGTGAACGAGAGCGGGTACGAGTTCGTCTTCGAGGACAACGTCACCTCGATCACGACCGGAAACGGGACAGAGTACCAGATCGGAGACAACGTCACGGCCTTTGCCGACGAGATCGTCATCCAGACCGGAGGCAACGCGTCCCAGGCAGCCGACACCGCCGCGGCCACCGGACTCGAACCCGGCCTGGCCTTCTTCCTCGGTGGGCTGGTCGTCCTCTCACTGTGGCTGGGCGTCTGGTACGCCAGGAATCGCTAG
- a CDS encoding YfcE family phosphodiesterase yields MLVCLGDTHGQTDHRLAGRAHQAVREADHVVHTGDFTTAAVYEVFAEQSGADHGGAPLSAVHGNSDEPTLAERLPSTLVVDHEGVRLVVVHGHEHTATGLGLLARQEDADVVVVGHTHRPMIERTDHCLVVNPGSHADPRGTAPTHAEVTQGEHGAMIELRARDGSLVAEETIQT; encoded by the coding sequence ATGCTCGTCTGTCTCGGGGATACCCACGGCCAGACCGACCATCGACTCGCCGGCCGAGCGCACCAGGCCGTCCGCGAGGCCGACCACGTCGTCCACACCGGCGACTTCACGACCGCAGCTGTCTACGAGGTGTTTGCCGAGCAATCGGGTGCTGATCACGGCGGTGCACCGCTGTCTGCCGTCCACGGGAACAGCGACGAGCCAACGCTGGCAGAACGACTGCCGTCGACGCTCGTCGTCGACCACGAGGGGGTGCGACTGGTCGTCGTCCACGGCCACGAGCACACAGCGACTGGCCTCGGCTTACTCGCACGCCAGGAAGACGCCGACGTGGTCGTCGTCGGACACACGCACAGGCCGATGATAGAGCGGACGGACCACTGTCTGGTGGTCAATCCGGGAAGTCACGCTGACCCGCGAGGAACCGCGCCCACGCACGCAGAAGTGACACAGGGGGAGCACGGGGCGATGATCGAGCTTCGGGCGCGCGACGGGTCCCTCGTGGCCGAAGAGACGATCCAGACGTGA